In Micromonospora sp. WMMA1363, a genomic segment contains:
- a CDS encoding metal-sensitive transcriptional regulator, translating to MTSPTPAPTRGYTATKDQLLARLRRVEGQVRGIEKMVDEDRYCIDILTQISAIQAALDKVALGLLDGHARHCMREGAAAGRADEMSTEMMAAVGRLMKRG from the coding sequence ATGACCTCACCCACGCCCGCCCCGACCCGGGGCTACACCGCCACCAAGGACCAGCTGCTCGCGCGGCTGCGCCGCGTCGAGGGGCAGGTCCGGGGCATCGAGAAGATGGTCGACGAGGACCGCTACTGCATCGACATCCTCACCCAGATCTCCGCGATCCAGGCCGCGCTGGACAAGGTCGCCCTGGGCCTGCTCGACGGGCACGCCCGGCACTGCATGCGTGAAGGGGCGGCCGCGGGCCGGGCCGACGAGATGTCGACCGAGATGATGGCAGCCGTCGGCCGGCTGATGAAGCGCGGCTGA
- a CDS encoding MBL fold metallo-hydrolase, with amino-acid sequence MYLTKYGHACVRLESDGRALVIDPGAMTPEPEALAGVEAALITHEHFDHFEAERLSAAAANDPRFAVYTCPGVARHLTDLHDQVRVVRDGDVVHVAGLQVRVIGEKHHHSHPDVPPVENVGFLVEDEVFHPGDALTVVDVPTLLVVGQAPWMTVPDLIGCLRRAAPRRAYAIHDGLLNRWGWTCSTAYCEARRSGYAPTFGDCSPVRRCCSQTDRACLAGLAGEPYDDDVGAALVDVSKPLRQMRNLWRHVTIGRDGHGRS; translated from the coding sequence ATGTATCTGACCAAGTATGGTCATGCCTGCGTCCGTCTGGAAAGCGACGGACGCGCGCTGGTTATCGACCCCGGCGCGATGACCCCCGAGCCGGAGGCCCTTGCAGGCGTGGAAGCGGCGCTCATCACGCATGAACACTTCGATCACTTCGAGGCGGAGCGGCTGAGTGCCGCGGCGGCCAACGATCCCCGTTTCGCCGTCTACACCTGTCCCGGCGTCGCACGGCACCTGACAGATCTGCACGACCAGGTTCGTGTGGTGCGTGACGGCGATGTCGTACATGTGGCTGGCCTCCAGGTGCGCGTGATCGGGGAGAAGCACCACCACAGCCACCCCGACGTCCCGCCCGTCGAGAATGTCGGCTTCCTGGTCGAGGACGAGGTGTTCCACCCCGGTGACGCACTGACCGTGGTGGACGTACCCACGTTGCTGGTAGTAGGTCAGGCGCCGTGGATGACGGTGCCGGACTTGATCGGGTGCCTCCGCCGGGCAGCCCCTCGACGGGCGTACGCCATTCACGACGGTCTCCTCAACAGGTGGGGCTGGACGTGCTCGACGGCGTACTGCGAAGCGAGGCGGAGCGGCTACGCGCCGACATTCGGCGATTGCAGTCCGGTGAGACGCTGTTGCTCGCAGACTGACCGGGCATGCCTGGCGGGACTCGCCGGGGAACCGTACGACGATGACGTCGGTGCCGCGCTGGTGGACGTCAGCAAACCCTTGAGACAGATGCGAAATCTGTGGAGACACGTCACGATCGGCCGTGACGGTCACGGCCGATCGTGA
- a CDS encoding RNA polymerase sigma-70 factor, translating to MNDHATDVATDTFLAHRNLLFTVAYEILGSAADAEDILQETWLRWAKVDLGQVRDRRAYLVRIVTRQSLNRLRTMKRRKEAYVGSWLPAPLLTTPDVAEDVELAESVSMALMLVLETLSPTERAVFVLREAFDVSYDDIAVAVDKTPAAVRQIAHRARRHVDARQPRRAVSPGQTRAVLESFRRAVETRDLQGLLDVLAPEVVLVSDGGGVKHAAPRPVTGAGKVARMFVGVLSKLGGALSVEQTAVNGNSALLVRLNGEVDGVIAVRVENARIVGLYYVRNPEKLSHIGSETPLTLR from the coding sequence ATGAACGATCACGCAACCGACGTGGCGACCGACACCTTCCTCGCCCACCGCAACCTGCTCTTCACCGTCGCGTACGAGATTCTCGGATCGGCGGCCGACGCCGAGGACATTCTCCAGGAGACCTGGCTGCGGTGGGCAAAGGTCGATCTGGGGCAGGTGCGCGACCGGCGCGCGTACCTGGTCCGGATCGTGACCCGGCAGTCGCTCAACCGGCTACGCACGATGAAACGCCGCAAGGAGGCGTACGTCGGCTCGTGGTTGCCCGCGCCGTTGCTCACCACGCCCGACGTGGCCGAGGACGTCGAACTGGCCGAGAGCGTGTCGATGGCGCTCATGCTCGTCCTCGAGACGCTCTCGCCGACCGAGCGCGCTGTCTTCGTGCTACGCGAGGCCTTCGATGTCAGTTATGACGACATCGCGGTGGCTGTCGACAAGACTCCCGCCGCCGTCCGCCAGATCGCGCACCGTGCCCGCCGTCACGTCGATGCCCGCCAGCCCCGCCGGGCGGTGTCTCCGGGCCAGACCCGGGCCGTGCTGGAGTCGTTCCGGCGGGCGGTCGAAACCAGGGACCTGCAGGGGCTCCTCGACGTGCTCGCCCCCGAGGTCGTGCTGGTGAGCGACGGTGGCGGTGTCAAGCATGCCGCGCCACGGCCGGTCACCGGCGCGGGGAAGGTGGCCCGGATGTTCGTCGGCGTGTTGAGCAAGCTCGGCGGTGCGCTGAGCGTGGAACAGACCGCCGTCAACGGCAACTCGGCACTCCTCGTTCGCTTGAACGGCGAGGTCGACGGCGTCATCGCGGTTCGTGTCGAGAATGCCCGCATCGTCGGTCTCTACTATGTCCGCAACCCGGAGAAGCTGTCCCACATCGGATCCGAGACCCCACTCACCCTGAGGTGA
- a CDS encoding carbonic anhydrase — MSRPGMPGTQPGPKREPIGPAAVAAESPTGPLSGAAAGLAGPEQALAELFAGNERFVSGEPRHPNQDAGRRAAVADGQQPFAVIVGCSDSRLAAEIIFDRGLGDLFVVRTAGHTLGPEVLGSVEYAVTVLGTPLVVVLGHDSCGAVQAARTADATGTPPPGHLRAVVDAVVPSLRRADAEGVADIDGIVDLHIAHTVEAMVNRSEALTAAVAADRCAVVGMSYRLAAGEVRTVAAVGGLGGGDPTA; from the coding sequence ATGAGTCGTCCGGGAATGCCCGGCACGCAGCCGGGCCCGAAGCGGGAGCCGATCGGTCCGGCGGCCGTGGCCGCCGAGAGCCCGACCGGCCCGCTGAGCGGAGCCGCCGCCGGCCTGGCCGGCCCAGAGCAGGCACTCGCCGAGTTGTTCGCCGGCAACGAGCGGTTCGTGTCCGGCGAACCGCGCCACCCCAACCAGGACGCCGGCCGCCGGGCGGCGGTGGCGGACGGGCAGCAACCATTCGCGGTGATCGTCGGCTGCTCCGACTCGCGTCTCGCCGCCGAGATCATCTTTGACCGCGGTCTCGGCGACCTGTTCGTGGTGCGGACCGCGGGTCACACCCTTGGGCCGGAGGTGCTGGGCAGCGTCGAGTACGCGGTGACCGTGCTCGGCACCCCGCTGGTGGTCGTGCTCGGTCACGACTCCTGCGGTGCCGTGCAGGCCGCCCGCACGGCGGACGCCACGGGCACGCCCCCGCCCGGGCACCTGCGCGCGGTGGTGGACGCCGTCGTGCCCAGCCTGCGTCGCGCCGACGCCGAAGGTGTCGCCGACATCGACGGGATCGTCGACCTGCACATCGCGCACACAGTCGAGGCGATGGTCAACCGTTCCGAGGCGCTCACCGCCGCCGTGGCCGCCGACCGGTGCGCGGTCGTCGGCATGTCCTACCGCCTCGCCGCCGGCGAGGTGCGGACGGTGGCCGCTGTCGGCGGCCTGGGCGGCGGGGACCCGACCGCCTGA
- a CDS encoding YibE/F family protein, whose translation MGADHTRPAPPAPPGVRRILVATVVPLFLATLVATLALWPRDAREADSTNEPPRYHGTVTKVVAEQCPPTPEVPEGGAPTGDRPCGTVTVRVDQGPDAGRQVETPVPAGPGAPEVAVGDEIVLVELTDPTDPSTSAYNIAEHQRGKPLVWLVALFAAAIVAFGRWRGLAALGGLAASFAILLTFVLPGISAGRPPLMVAVVGAALIMFVVLYLTHGITAQTSVAVLGTLGSLVLTGVLGTLATAATHLTGYGSEEATTLSMFQAGVDLHGLLLAGIVIGSLGVLDDVTVTQAATVTELAHANPGLSRRQLYRSATRVGRAHIASTVNTIVLAYAGASLPVLLLLTADSRAVTHILTSEFLAQEIVRSAVATLGLIAAVPLTTGLAALVTTAGRHGGEPAGADDLVPAPRPACGRTDALEALSAPRVGPTVPAVPDGWPDEDRSTHTRW comes from the coding sequence ATGGGCGCCGACCACACCCGTCCCGCTCCGCCCGCCCCACCAGGGGTGCGGCGAATTCTCGTCGCGACGGTGGTCCCCCTCTTCCTCGCCACCCTCGTCGCCACCCTGGCGCTCTGGCCGCGGGACGCCCGGGAGGCGGACTCGACCAACGAGCCACCCCGCTACCACGGCACGGTGACCAAGGTGGTGGCGGAGCAGTGCCCGCCCACCCCGGAAGTACCCGAAGGCGGTGCACCCACCGGCGACCGCCCCTGCGGGACGGTGACCGTCCGAGTCGACCAGGGGCCGGACGCCGGGCGACAGGTCGAGACGCCGGTGCCGGCCGGGCCGGGCGCACCCGAGGTCGCCGTCGGCGACGAGATCGTCCTGGTCGAGCTCACCGACCCCACGGACCCCTCGACCAGTGCGTACAACATCGCGGAACATCAGCGCGGCAAGCCGCTGGTGTGGCTGGTGGCGCTCTTCGCCGCCGCGATCGTCGCGTTCGGCCGGTGGCGCGGGCTCGCCGCGCTCGGCGGCCTCGCCGCGAGCTTCGCCATCCTGCTGACGTTCGTACTGCCGGGGATCAGCGCCGGCCGGCCGCCGCTAATGGTGGCGGTGGTCGGAGCCGCGCTGATCATGTTCGTGGTGCTGTACCTCACGCACGGCATCACCGCGCAGACGTCGGTTGCGGTCCTCGGCACGCTGGGCAGCCTGGTGCTCACCGGCGTACTCGGCACGCTCGCCACCGCCGCCACCCACCTGACCGGGTACGGCAGCGAGGAGGCAACCACGCTGTCGATGTTCCAGGCCGGGGTCGACCTGCACGGCCTGCTGCTGGCCGGGATCGTCATCGGTTCCCTCGGCGTGCTCGACGATGTCACGGTGACGCAGGCGGCCACCGTCACCGAGCTCGCGCACGCCAACCCGGGGCTGTCCCGGCGGCAGCTCTACCGGTCCGCCACCCGGGTCGGCCGGGCGCACATCGCCTCCACGGTGAACACCATCGTGCTGGCGTACGCGGGCGCCTCGCTGCCGGTGCTGCTCCTGCTCACCGCCGACTCGCGGGCCGTGACCCACATACTGACCAGCGAGTTCCTCGCCCAGGAGATCGTCCGGAGCGCCGTCGCCACGCTCGGCCTGATCGCCGCCGTCCCGCTGACCACCGGCCTGGCCGCCCTGGTCACCACCGCCGGGCGGCACGGCGGCGAACCGGCGGGCGCGGACGATCTCGTGCCGGCCCCCCGGCCGGCGTGCGGACGGACCGACGCGCTGGAGGCGCTGAGCGCACCGCGGGTCGGCCCCACCGTCCCTGCCGTCCCCGATGGGTGGCCCGACGAAGACAGGAGTACGCACACCAGATGGTGA
- a CDS encoding cation transporter translates to MVTTMYQVQGMTCGHCASAVSAEVGAIRSVSEVEVDLASGLVTVTSESPLDVETVRAAVDEAGYDLADA, encoded by the coding sequence ATGGTCACCACCATGTACCAGGTGCAGGGCATGACCTGCGGGCACTGCGCGAGCGCGGTCAGCGCCGAGGTCGGCGCGATCAGGTCGGTCAGCGAGGTCGAGGTGGACCTGGCCAGCGGCCTGGTCACCGTCACCAGCGAGAGCCCGCTGGACGTCGAGACCGTACGCGCCGCCGTCGACGAGGCCGGCTACGACCTCGCCGACGCCTGA
- a CDS encoding IS1380 family transposase yields the protein MSKSSGWDQRLQVAAGGKGLVGHAGAVLLRRCADRTGLAWALNAVLPRGAGPGWWDRGTVLICLATAIVLGATSMSDIGLLAHQALVFAEPPSEATVRRALAGLDETALRRIAKARAKARARVWELLERRPQGFPWLLVAGKLLTGWVVIDLDATLITAHSDKQGAAATFKKGFGFHPLGAWCANTSESLAMLLRPGNAGSNTVVDHIRVLGEAVAQLPVRYRRKILVRVDGAGATHDLVTHLEQMNRLWRSVKFTVGWTITDADETAIAVLPADAWTSSLEPDGNATDQAQVAELTGLNQRVGNWIDGLRLIVRRTRPSTRHVRNLTDLEKRTGWRYAIVATNIRRIHGVAGSHQPQWLDVLHRSHAGVEDQVRTNKAMGLRNLPSKAWTVNRGWVLAANIAADLAAWTRLLGLHDQPDLADAEPGTLRYRLLHLPAKLASHARRKILSIPDTWPWAEAFQLCWHRLGLIPPPT from the coding sequence GTGAGTAAGAGTAGCGGGTGGGATCAGCGGCTGCAGGTCGCGGCGGGTGGGAAGGGTTTGGTCGGGCATGCCGGCGCGGTTTTGCTGCGGCGGTGCGCGGACCGGACCGGGCTGGCCTGGGCGTTGAACGCGGTGCTGCCTCGCGGTGCGGGGCCGGGGTGGTGGGACCGGGGCACGGTCTTGATCTGCCTGGCGACCGCGATCGTGCTCGGCGCGACCAGCATGTCCGACATCGGGCTGCTCGCCCATCAGGCGCTGGTGTTCGCCGAGCCACCGTCGGAAGCGACCGTGCGCCGTGCTCTGGCCGGCCTCGACGAGACCGCCCTGCGCCGGATCGCCAAGGCGCGGGCGAAGGCCCGCGCCCGGGTCTGGGAGCTTCTCGAGCGCCGGCCGCAGGGGTTTCCGTGGCTGCTGGTGGCGGGCAAGCTGCTGACCGGGTGGGTGGTCATCGATCTGGACGCCACCCTGATCACCGCTCACTCCGACAAGCAGGGCGCGGCGGCCACGTTCAAGAAAGGCTTCGGGTTCCACCCCCTCGGGGCGTGGTGCGCGAACACCAGTGAGAGCCTGGCCATGCTGCTGCGGCCGGGCAACGCCGGCTCGAACACCGTGGTTGATCACATCCGGGTGTTGGGTGAGGCGGTCGCCCAACTGCCGGTCAGATACCGGCGCAAGATCCTGGTGCGGGTCGACGGGGCCGGCGCCACCCACGACCTGGTGACCCACCTGGAGCAGATGAACCGGCTGTGGCGCAGCGTGAAGTTCACTGTCGGCTGGACGATCACCGACGCCGACGAGACCGCGATCGCCGTGCTGCCCGCCGATGCCTGGACCAGCAGCCTCGAACCCGACGGTAATGCCACCGATCAGGCGCAGGTCGCCGAGCTGACCGGCCTCAACCAGCGGGTCGGCAACTGGATCGACGGGCTACGGCTGATCGTGCGGCGGACCAGACCGTCCACCCGACACGTCAGGAACCTAACCGACCTGGAGAAACGTACCGGCTGGCGGTACGCGATCGTCGCCACCAACATCCGCCGCATCCACGGCGTGGCCGGCTCTCACCAGCCGCAATGGCTCGACGTGCTGCACCGTTCGCACGCCGGAGTGGAAGATCAGGTGCGCACGAACAAGGCCATGGGCCTGCGAAACCTGCCCTCGAAGGCCTGGACCGTCAACCGCGGCTGGGTCCTAGCCGCGAACATCGCCGCCGATCTGGCCGCCTGGACCCGACTGCTCGGCCTGCACGACCAGCCCGACCTCGCCGACGCCGAACCCGGCACCCTGCGCTACCGGCTGCTGCACCTACCCGCCAAGCTGGCCAGCCACGCCCGCCGGAAGATCCTGTCCATCCCCGACACCTGGCCCTGGGCTGAGGCGTTCCAACTCTGCTGGCACCGCCTAGGCCTGATACCCCCGCCGACCTGA
- a CDS encoding FAD-dependent oxidoreductase, with product MTGVTGVVVIGGGYAGVMAANRLTQRDDMTVTLINSRPVFVERIRLHQLVAGLDSSEGFDPSPSVSV from the coding sequence ATGACTGGGGTCACCGGTGTGGTTGTGATTGGCGGCGGATACGCCGGCGTCATGGCGGCGAACCGCTTGACGCAGCGTGACGACATGACAGTTACTTTGATCAACTCGCGTCCGGTCTTCGTCGAGCGGATCCGCCTGCACCAACTGGTGGCCGGCCTCGATTCGTCAGAGGGTTTTGATCCCTCGCCGTCCGTTTCGGTTTGA
- a CDS encoding C39 family peptidase, with protein sequence MSPFAQKSRLSVAGLLVAGGCVVGPAATAHAAPAGAGPVSSVRTDPAAVQAGQANRRAERTLRTEYQAQPNFYYCGPAATRIALSAQGRALSQDKVAKMLGTTEAGTDSALDTTRVLNELTGGTYKTTEIPDSVAKPEEVDRLRADVLAALDDGRPVVANIKGIAVDTEGTPHSYQGGHYLTLVGYRDGGDLIRIADPAAPRGEYWMTLEKVAHWIAERGYSH encoded by the coding sequence ATGAGTCCGTTCGCGCAGAAGAGTCGTCTGTCCGTCGCCGGCCTGCTGGTGGCCGGTGGATGTGTGGTGGGCCCGGCGGCCACCGCCCACGCCGCCCCGGCTGGCGCCGGACCCGTCAGCTCGGTCCGCACCGACCCGGCGGCCGTCCAGGCTGGGCAGGCCAACCGGCGGGCCGAACGCACGCTCCGCACCGAATACCAGGCGCAGCCCAACTTCTACTACTGCGGCCCGGCCGCGACCCGGATCGCGCTGTCCGCGCAGGGAAGGGCGCTGTCGCAGGACAAGGTGGCGAAGATGCTGGGCACCACCGAGGCCGGCACCGACTCGGCCCTGGACACCACCCGGGTGCTCAACGAACTGACCGGTGGGACGTACAAGACCACCGAGATCCCCGACTCGGTGGCCAAGCCGGAAGAGGTCGACCGGCTACGCGCGGACGTCCTGGCCGCGCTGGACGATGGGCGCCCGGTCGTAGCCAACATCAAGGGCATCGCGGTCGACACGGAGGGCACCCCGCACTCGTACCAGGGGGGGCACTATCTGACACTGGTGGGCTACCGCGACGGCGGTGATCTCATCCGGATCGCCGACCCTGCCGCACCGCGGGGCGAGTACTGGATGACGCTGGAGAAGGTCGCCCACTGGATCGCCGAACGCGGCTACTCCCACTGA
- a CDS encoding MarR family winged helix-turn-helix transcriptional regulator — protein MADMATTGAQPSTRNWTFLTNHAHVLLAIARNPTARLRDVADEVGVTERAAQAIVADLEAGGYLRRTRVGRRNEYTLNPAGRFRHPAEADRQVGDLLALFTDEPVAEGPPGGPHTAGRR, from the coding sequence ATGGCGGACATGGCGACCACAGGAGCGCAGCCGAGCACCCGGAACTGGACGTTCCTCACCAACCACGCACACGTGCTGCTCGCCATCGCCCGGAACCCCACCGCCCGGCTGCGGGACGTGGCCGACGAGGTCGGCGTCACCGAACGAGCCGCGCAGGCGATCGTCGCCGACCTGGAGGCGGGCGGCTACCTGCGACGCACCCGGGTGGGTCGGCGCAACGAGTACACCTTGAACCCCGCCGGCCGGTTCCGGCACCCCGCCGAGGCGGACCGACAGGTCGGGGACCTCCTCGCGCTCTTCACCGACGAACCGGTCGCCGAGGGCCCTCCGGGCGGCCCGCACACGGCCGGACGGCGATAG
- a CDS encoding YkvA family protein, whose amino-acid sequence MSWEVWLILGVVAAVTLVGAVLLAIRVLRMRRLLGDLGVGGRVACYGALIYAVVPVDALPDPIYLDDMAVLAGALLYLGRLVRQRRAVDHSGPALADRPASPATTRRTDGQ is encoded by the coding sequence GTGTCGTGGGAGGTCTGGCTGATCCTCGGGGTCGTGGCGGCGGTCACGCTCGTCGGGGCGGTGCTGCTGGCGATCCGGGTGCTCCGTATGCGGCGACTGCTCGGCGACCTCGGCGTCGGGGGTCGGGTCGCCTGCTACGGCGCGCTGATCTACGCCGTTGTGCCGGTCGACGCGCTGCCCGACCCGATCTACCTCGACGACATGGCCGTGCTCGCCGGTGCCTTGCTCTATCTCGGCCGTCTCGTGCGTCAGCGCCGCGCCGTCGACCACAGTGGCCCCGCGCTTGCCGACCGCCCGGCGTCGCCGGCCACCACTCGTCGCACCGACGGTCAGTAG
- a CDS encoding FAD-dependent oxidoreductase, with protein sequence MAEDVRLVVDTVTRIDAAGRAVTLASGATVRYDYLIYALGSGSGDLRVPGAAEFAYPIATLEAAQRLRPIVDAASATAPVTVVGAGPTGIETAAELAETGRSVTLVCGQALGPYLHSRGRRSVAGRLAALGVTVLEGPGATVTAVTADVVRLKDGRTLPSAVTVWSAGFGVPDVARRSGLSTDGAGRLRTDETLTSVDDERIVAAGDSAAPSDLPLRMSCQAAIPLGARAADTVLSRVTGEPPSTVNELFVGQCISLGRRAGLVQFTDRHDVARWFHIGGRPGARLKEFVCRGTVRQLAGEARKPGSYRLHRAPGGAQRQQLLQARRDGAPASR encoded by the coding sequence CTGGCCGAGGACGTCCGGCTCGTGGTCGACACCGTGACGCGAATCGACGCGGCCGGCCGTGCTGTGACGCTGGCGTCGGGCGCCACAGTCCGCTACGACTATCTGATCTACGCCCTCGGTAGCGGCAGCGGCGACCTGAGGGTGCCCGGAGCCGCCGAGTTCGCCTACCCGATAGCCACCCTGGAGGCGGCCCAGCGGCTGCGACCGATTGTCGACGCCGCTTCCGCGACGGCCCCGGTGACCGTGGTCGGTGCCGGTCCGACCGGTATCGAGACCGCCGCGGAGCTGGCGGAAACCGGCCGCTCCGTGACCCTGGTGTGCGGTCAAGCGCTCGGGCCGTACCTACATTCGCGGGGTCGACGGTCGGTGGCCGGGCGGCTGGCGGCGCTCGGGGTGACGGTGCTCGAGGGCCCGGGCGCGACGGTGACCGCGGTGACAGCCGACGTGGTGCGGCTCAAGGACGGCCGCACGCTGCCCAGCGCGGTGACCGTCTGGAGCGCCGGTTTCGGCGTGCCGGACGTGGCCCGCCGCAGCGGACTGAGCACCGACGGAGCCGGGCGCCTACGCACGGATGAAACGTTGACGAGCGTGGACGACGAGCGCATCGTCGCCGCCGGGGACTCGGCCGCGCCGTCGGACCTGCCGCTGCGGATGAGCTGCCAGGCCGCGATCCCGCTGGGCGCGCGGGCCGCGGACACGGTGCTCAGCCGGGTCACGGGTGAGCCGCCCTCGACTGTCAACGAGCTGTTCGTCGGCCAGTGCATCAGCCTGGGCCGCCGCGCCGGCCTCGTCCAATTCACTGACAGGCACGACGTCGCAAGGTGGTTCCACATCGGCGGTCGGCCGGGCGCGCGGCTCAAGGAGTTCGTGTGCAGGGGCACCGTCAGGCAGTTGGCCGGCGAGGCCCGCAAGCCCGGATCGTACCGTCTGCACCGTGCTCCAGGGGGCGCCCAGCGCCAGCAGCTGCTCCAGGCCAGGCGCGACGGCGCGCCTGCTTCCCGGTGA
- a CDS encoding alpha/beta hydrolase-fold protein: MGVRSSEVTIPAGDVRLTADLLVPEAPAGVVAFAHGSGSSRHSPRNTAVAHVLNRGALGTVLVDLLTPAEDAVDVRTAELRFDIGLLAGRLAEIVDWLAAERPFGPVPIGLFGASTGAAAALVAAAERPDLVGAVVSRGGRPDLAGPALGQVRAPTLLLVGGLDEQVIALNEQAQDALPDSAELTVVPGATHLFEEPGTLEQVAHAAATWFTTHLR; encoded by the coding sequence ATGGGCGTACGGAGCAGCGAGGTGACGATTCCGGCGGGGGACGTCCGGCTAACGGCCGATCTGTTGGTGCCGGAAGCGCCGGCGGGCGTGGTGGCGTTCGCGCACGGCAGCGGCAGCTCCCGGCACAGCCCGCGCAACACCGCGGTGGCGCACGTGCTCAACCGCGGCGCCCTCGGCACCGTTCTGGTGGACCTGCTCACCCCGGCCGAGGACGCGGTCGACGTCCGTACCGCCGAGCTGCGCTTCGACATCGGCCTGCTGGCCGGCCGGCTGGCGGAGATCGTCGACTGGCTCGCTGCCGAGCGGCCGTTCGGCCCGGTACCGATCGGGCTGTTCGGTGCCAGCACGGGTGCCGCTGCCGCCCTGGTGGCCGCCGCCGAGCGACCCGATCTGGTCGGGGCGGTGGTGTCCCGAGGCGGTCGGCCGGATCTGGCCGGCCCGGCCCTCGGGCAGGTCCGGGCGCCGACCCTGCTGCTCGTCGGTGGCCTGGACGAACAGGTGATCGCGCTGAACGAGCAGGCGCAGGACGCCCTGCCGGACAGCGCCGAGCTGACCGTCGTCCCCGGCGCCACCCACCTCTTCGAGGAACCCGGCACCCTGGAGCAGGTTGCCCACGCGGCGGCAACCTGGTTCACCACCCACCTGCGTTGA